From one Mytilus trossulus isolate FHL-02 chromosome 10, PNRI_Mtr1.1.1.hap1, whole genome shotgun sequence genomic stretch:
- the LOC134686876 gene encoding charged multivesicular body protein 2a-like, with protein MPLEWLFGKKKTPEEMLRQNQRALTKAMRDLDREKAKMEQQEKKVIADIKKMAKQGQMDAVKIMAKDLVRTRRYVKKFILMRANIQAVSLKIQTLKSNNAMANAMKGVTRAMQTMNKQLKLPQIQKIMMEFEKQSEIMEMKEEMMNDAIDDAMGDEDDEDESDAIVSQVLDELGLQLTDELSGLPSTGGTLAAGATKQPQAQAAGGGPSDADADLEARLENLRRQ; from the exons ATGCCTTTAGAATGGCTCTTTGGAAAGAAAAAGACTCCAGAGGAAATGTTACGACAGAATCAAAGGGCATTAACCAAAGCCATGAGAGATCTGGATAGAGAAAAAGCCAAGATGGAACAACAAGAGAAGAAAGTTATTGCTGATATTAAGAAAATGGCAAAGCAAGGCCAGATG GATGCTGTCAAGATTATGGCCAAAGATTTAGTTCGAACAAGACGTTAtgtaaagaaatttattttgatgagAGCAAACATACAGGCTGTGTCACTAAAAATACAgacattaaaatcaaataatgctATGGCCAATGCAATGAAAGGTGTTACAAGAGCCATGCAAACAATGAACAAACAG TTGAAGCTTCCACAAATCCAAAAGATAATGATGGAGTTTGAAAAACAATCAGAAATtatggaaatgaaagaagaaatGATGAATGATGCTATAGACGATGCTATGGGTGATGAAGACGATGAAGATGAAAG TGATGCAATAGTTTCTCAAGTTTTAGATGAATTAGGTTTACAATTAACAGATGAATTATCAG gtTTGCCATCAACAGGGGGAACATTAGCAGCAGGGGCAACAAAACAACCACAAGCACAGGCTGCTGGAGGAGGACCAAGCGATGCTGATGCTGATTTAGAGGCACGATTAGAAAACTTACGACGACAGTGA